In Micromonospora sp. WMMD980, the following are encoded in one genomic region:
- a CDS encoding RHS repeat-associated core domain-containing protein, which produces MGQRRVAVGVASALLATSVLAVPPAASSAAPAAPQKEVSEAPQVSPRSSSKVWLFDSPQRAVTRAAAGAAPSVPKGTGPVRNGTLVSFSLADRMEVKVNVGSGNLMVNTTDLTLPGIAGNVTLGASFNSLMLGSDLSTGAHGPGWRTRAGQDVKLYPADDSSVTYAAADGVVGKFTWTGSAYTTPGEFKAKLVKNGTGWKLTENDSGKELFFTSDGLLDKTEDRNDNVTDYTYSGGQLTQVVSDRGSQYARKATATFVNGRLKTYEQSDAYNVIRTVSYKYDANNRLQAIDLLGATRQWAFEYSAAGDLVKIWSKDDLYSVVTYDGQHRVTSFTQVTDTTTGQGATTRLSYPTSSQTMMADPRQDLAQPVASVPHTTYDLNSDKRVTKATDPAGNERSKTYTTFQDVATDVSPEGSTTTNTYGANAGQSLTKSASPSGASASAAYANAATSTNPTANFQPSSSIDTQSNSSTYTYNGAGNRTSTADALAAKADVDYNTDGTVKTSTDPANTGNPTTYTYDSDKQITTLTPPTGNGLAVKTFTYDVLGRTRTVAQGGCTTTYDWTKDDRLEKTSYSGCGANLTPVTYEYGRAGNLQSRTDATGTTTWEWDNLNQLRKRTNPGGVTLLYDHDLAGNLTGITDGRGTTKHIYNTRNWLVGTETASGTRYNYSYDKDGNRLNTFFAANVNNSVYALRVKTTYDKSDRPTRITATRNSAAPATVFDVTYCYAKYTSGQPCSTATTDDTGLRQWQKDETSGTVSQFTYDKANRLTKATNYNGKTYDYTYTKNGNRDTVKVDGTTTQTLTFNTANQITTTNNTYDNRGNQTRASAPSVNPITYNNANQMTGANSSTYAYAGTDQVELTRAGTTTMQYGYEDQHGMPWLQSWTAGGTTVYVERDGLGTPLGLRINGTDTAFVLDGLGTPVAAVKANGTLAATYKYDPYGNATTTDETNLGTNNIVRYAGGTYDQATGFTKFGQRWFNPQQGRFTQQDNLSFVGNPLHGNRYAYAACNPANYTDPTGRCSTSSILGFASGAVAGFGAAYGTWAMAGVVFVPFVGGAVLVGTGAVAGVLALAGLGFCLAGD; this is translated from the coding sequence ATGGGTCAACGTCGAGTGGCTGTGGGAGTGGCGTCCGCGCTGCTGGCCACGTCGGTGCTGGCGGTTCCGCCGGCTGCGTCATCCGCTGCGCCCGCGGCGCCGCAGAAGGAGGTGTCGGAGGCGCCGCAGGTGTCGCCGCGGTCGTCTTCGAAGGTGTGGTTGTTCGACTCGCCGCAGCGCGCGGTGACGCGGGCCGCTGCGGGGGCGGCGCCGTCGGTGCCCAAGGGCACCGGGCCGGTGCGCAACGGCACCCTGGTGTCGTTCTCGCTGGCTGACCGGATGGAGGTGAAGGTCAACGTCGGGTCCGGGAACCTGATGGTGAACACCACCGACCTGACCCTGCCCGGGATCGCCGGGAACGTGACGCTGGGCGCGTCGTTCAACAGCCTCATGCTGGGCAGCGACCTGTCGACGGGCGCGCACGGGCCGGGTTGGCGAACCCGGGCCGGGCAGGACGTGAAGCTGTATCCGGCCGATGACAGCTCGGTCACCTACGCCGCGGCCGACGGCGTGGTCGGGAAGTTCACCTGGACCGGGTCGGCCTACACGACGCCGGGTGAGTTCAAGGCCAAGCTGGTCAAGAACGGCACCGGGTGGAAGCTGACCGAGAACGACAGCGGCAAGGAGTTGTTCTTCACCTCCGACGGTCTGCTGGACAAGACCGAGGACCGTAACGACAACGTCACCGACTACACCTACAGCGGCGGGCAGCTCACCCAGGTCGTCTCCGACCGGGGAAGTCAGTACGCCCGCAAGGCCACGGCCACGTTCGTCAACGGCCGGTTGAAGACGTACGAGCAGAGCGACGCCTACAACGTCATCCGGACGGTGTCCTACAAGTACGACGCCAACAACCGGCTGCAGGCGATCGACCTGCTGGGAGCGACGCGGCAGTGGGCGTTCGAGTACAGCGCCGCCGGTGACCTGGTCAAGATCTGGTCCAAGGACGACCTCTACAGCGTCGTCACCTACGACGGGCAGCACCGGGTCACCTCGTTCACCCAGGTCACCGACACCACCACCGGCCAGGGTGCGACCACCCGGCTCTCATACCCCACGTCGTCGCAGACGATGATGGCCGACCCGCGCCAGGACCTGGCGCAGCCGGTCGCGTCGGTGCCGCACACCACCTACGACCTGAACAGCGACAAGCGGGTCACCAAGGCCACCGACCCGGCCGGCAACGAACGGTCCAAGACCTACACGACGTTCCAGGACGTGGCCACCGACGTCAGCCCCGAGGGCAGCACGACCACCAACACCTACGGCGCCAACGCCGGCCAGTCGCTGACCAAGTCGGCCTCACCATCCGGCGCCAGCGCCTCCGCCGCCTACGCCAATGCGGCGACCTCGACGAACCCGACGGCGAACTTCCAGCCGTCCTCGTCGATCGACACCCAGAGCAACAGCTCGACCTACACGTACAACGGCGCCGGCAACCGCACCTCCACCGCCGACGCCTTGGCCGCGAAGGCCGACGTCGACTACAACACCGACGGCACCGTCAAGACCTCCACCGACCCGGCGAACACCGGCAACCCCACCACCTACACCTATGACAGCGACAAGCAGATCACCACGCTGACCCCGCCCACCGGCAACGGGCTGGCGGTCAAGACGTTCACCTACGACGTCCTCGGCCGCACCCGGACCGTCGCCCAGGGCGGCTGCACCACCACCTACGACTGGACCAAGGACGACCGGCTGGAGAAGACCAGCTACTCCGGCTGCGGCGCCAACCTCACCCCCGTCACCTACGAGTACGGGCGCGCCGGGAACCTGCAGAGCCGCACCGACGCCACCGGCACCACCACCTGGGAGTGGGACAACCTCAACCAGCTGCGCAAGCGCACCAACCCCGGCGGCGTGACGCTGCTCTACGACCACGACCTCGCCGGGAACCTCACCGGCATCACCGACGGCCGTGGAACCACCAAGCACATCTACAACACCCGCAACTGGCTCGTCGGCACCGAGACCGCCAGCGGCACCCGCTACAACTACTCCTACGACAAAGACGGCAACCGCCTCAACACCTTCTTCGCCGCCAACGTCAACAACAGCGTCTACGCCCTGCGCGTCAAGACCACCTACGACAAGTCCGACCGGCCCACCCGCATCACGGCCACCCGCAACTCCGCCGCCCCCGCGACGGTGTTCGACGTGACCTACTGCTACGCCAAGTACACCTCCGGACAACCCTGCTCCACCGCCACCACCGATGACACCGGCCTGCGGCAGTGGCAGAAAGACGAAACCTCCGGGACGGTCAGCCAGTTCACCTACGACAAGGCCAACCGGCTGACCAAGGCCACCAACTACAACGGCAAAACCTACGACTACACCTACACCAAGAACGGCAACCGCGACACCGTCAAGGTCGACGGCACCACCACCCAGACCCTGACCTTCAACACCGCCAACCAGATCACCACCACCAACAACACCTACGACAACCGCGGCAACCAGACCCGCGCCAGCGCACCGTCGGTCAACCCGATCACCTACAACAACGCCAACCAGATGACCGGCGCGAACTCCAGCACCTACGCCTACGCCGGCACCGACCAGGTCGAGCTGACCCGCGCCGGCACCACCACCATGCAATACGGCTACGAAGACCAGCACGGCATGCCGTGGCTGCAGTCCTGGACCGCCGGCGGCACCACCGTCTACGTCGAACGCGACGGCCTCGGCACCCCACTCGGCCTGCGCATCAACGGCACCGACACCGCCTTCGTCCTCGACGGCCTCGGCACCCCCGTCGCCGCCGTCAAAGCCAACGGCACCCTCGCCGCCACCTACAAGTACGACCCCTACGGCAACGCCACCACCACCGACGAAACCAACCTCGGCACCAACAACATCGTCCGGTACGCTGGCGGCACCTACGACCAGGCCACCGGATTCACCAAGTTCGGCCAGCGCTGGTTCAACCCCCAACAAGGCCGCTTCACCCAACAGGACAACCTCAGCTTCGTCGGCAACCCGCTTCATGGCAATCGCTACGCCTACGCGGCATGCAACCCCGCGAACTACACTGATCCGACGGGCCGCTGCTCTACGAGTTCGATTCTGGGATTCGCCTCAGGAGCGGTTGCAGGATTTGGGGCAGCGTATGGCACCTGGGCCATGGCGGGAGTCGTCTTCGTTCCCTTTGTCGGGGGCGCGGTTCTCGTGGGCACAGGTGCGGTTGCCGGCGTTCTCGCCCTGGCCGGACTCGGCTTCTGCCTTGCGGGAGACTGA
- a CDS encoding class I SAM-dependent methyltransferase, with protein sequence MTEASGQLGLGHGSAFGERGVAKRLGTLSRYTALSGRRLLEIGCGDGTYTMRLVNAFEQIEAVDIQQDRLELFRERLAGDPVAAQKINVRELSATELDYPDESFDLVTAIEVVEHIDDLDAALRQVHRVLVPGGRFALTTSNRWFPIETHGFLIRGKRYRPARGPFLPWIVPLHRRLADARSFTARGLSGQLRRAGLETGAVDYIMPPFDRSGFGQRIRPVTDAIERSPLKFFGMALAVVARRPD encoded by the coding sequence GTGACTGAAGCCTCGGGGCAACTGGGACTGGGACATGGCAGTGCTTTCGGCGAGCGGGGGGTAGCGAAGAGACTGGGAACGCTCAGCCGGTACACGGCACTGAGCGGTCGGCGGTTGCTGGAGATCGGTTGTGGGGATGGCACGTACACGATGCGGTTGGTGAACGCGTTCGAGCAGATCGAGGCGGTCGACATCCAGCAGGACCGGTTGGAGTTGTTCCGGGAGCGGCTGGCGGGGGATCCGGTGGCGGCGCAGAAGATCAACGTGCGGGAGTTGTCCGCCACCGAGCTGGACTACCCGGATGAGAGTTTCGACCTGGTCACCGCCATCGAGGTGGTGGAGCACATCGATGATCTCGATGCGGCGTTGCGGCAGGTGCACCGGGTGCTGGTGCCGGGTGGCCGGTTCGCGTTGACCACTTCCAACCGGTGGTTCCCGATCGAGACGCACGGTTTCCTGATCCGAGGCAAGCGGTACCGGCCGGCACGGGGTCCGTTCCTGCCGTGGATCGTCCCGCTGCACCGGCGGCTGGCCGATGCGCGTTCCTTCACCGCTCGGGGCTTGTCGGGGCAGCTCCGCCGGGCGGGGTTGGAGACGGGGGCGGTGGACTACATCATGCCGCCGTTCGACCGGTCCGGCTTCGGTCAGCGGATCCGGCCGGTGACCGACGCGATCGAACGGTCGCCGCTGAAGTTCTTCGGCATGGCCCTGGCGGTGGTGGCCCGACGACCGGACTGA